Proteins found in one Actinokineospora alba genomic segment:
- a CDS encoding tannase/feruloyl esterase family alpha/beta hydrolase yields MFARIALTAVCLALTAGPAAATEHSGHCAADRLRVPGAQRQLAACLDDLTTAGTSVTGHTVAADWAGLTSAGLPRPAAVPGVQLDGHFADTSTSNTHHGWNSDAQFVLRMPARWNGGLVISGAPGVRRQYANDRAIADHVLAAGYAFAATDKGNTGTGFHTDGRRPGAAVAEWNTRVTQLTIAAKAVVAQHYGRPPARTLMAGLSNGGYLVRWQLENRPGLYDGGVDWEGTLWTEEGPNMFTSLPAAIRHYPAYAAGDPAAHQAILDAGFAPGSEFLWPFHHQVYWDLTQRIYREEFDPAFDGDLQAGIPFCVSGTPNCDADYDYAARPKSVHRAVERISLTGRIHKPLITLHGTLDALLPISRSSDVYADLVTTQDRSALHRYYRIDGGTHVDGLYDVYPDKLRPLGPCFRTAFDALEGWLDGTPPTGTLVSISASTCGYSRE; encoded by the coding sequence ATGTTCGCCCGCATCGCCCTGACCGCGGTCTGCCTGGCTCTCACCGCCGGGCCCGCCGCCGCGACTGAACACAGTGGACACTGCGCGGCCGACCGGCTGCGCGTGCCCGGCGCGCAGCGGCAGCTGGCCGCCTGCCTCGACGACCTCACCACTGCGGGCACCTCGGTCACCGGTCACACCGTCGCCGCCGACTGGGCCGGGCTGACCTCGGCGGGCCTGCCCAGGCCCGCGGCCGTGCCCGGAGTCCAGCTCGACGGCCACTTCGCCGACACCTCCACGAGCAACACCCACCACGGCTGGAACTCCGACGCCCAGTTCGTCCTGCGGATGCCCGCCCGGTGGAACGGCGGGCTCGTGATCTCCGGCGCCCCCGGGGTGCGCAGGCAGTACGCCAACGACCGGGCGATCGCCGACCACGTCCTCGCGGCCGGATACGCGTTCGCCGCGACCGACAAGGGCAACACCGGCACCGGCTTCCACACCGACGGCCGACGGCCCGGTGCCGCGGTGGCCGAGTGGAACACCCGGGTCACCCAGCTGACGATCGCGGCGAAAGCCGTTGTGGCGCAACACTATGGCCGTCCTCCGGCGCGCACCCTCATGGCCGGGCTGTCCAACGGCGGGTACCTGGTGCGCTGGCAGTTGGAGAACCGGCCCGGCCTCTACGACGGCGGTGTCGACTGGGAAGGCACGCTGTGGACCGAGGAGGGGCCGAACATGTTCACCTCGCTCCCCGCCGCGATCCGCCACTACCCGGCCTACGCGGCGGGTGATCCCGCGGCGCACCAAGCGATTCTCGACGCGGGCTTCGCGCCGGGCTCGGAGTTCCTGTGGCCGTTCCACCACCAGGTCTACTGGGATCTCACCCAGCGCATCTACCGCGAGGAGTTCGACCCCGCTTTCGACGGCGACCTCCAAGCCGGTATTCCCTTCTGCGTCAGCGGAACCCCGAACTGCGACGCCGACTACGACTACGCCGCGCGACCGAAATCGGTGCACCGGGCGGTGGAACGGATCTCGCTGACCGGTCGGATCCACAAGCCACTGATCACGCTGCACGGCACCCTCGACGCCCTGCTGCCGATCTCGCGCAGCTCGGACGTCTACGCGGATCTTGTGACCACACAGGACCGAAGCGCGCTGCACCGCTACTACCGGATCGACGGCGGGACCCACGTCGACGGCCTCTACGACGTCTATCCCGACAAGCTTCGCCCCCTCGGCCCGTGCTTCCGGACCGCGTTCGACGCCCTGGAAGGTTGGCTGG
- a CDS encoding phytanoyl-CoA dioxygenase family protein: MHEVLAELGVRADLLAPQQLSELDELGYCRFDRFLSPVQVAAALADVEVRLRESGTQGGTLHLRGLLEAGMVFDAFWLRPHLLAAVRHLLGPEFRISEMHYRASTPDHGGQALHIDTIDRAGPGRWQVCNAVVALTDFTADNGATRVVPGSHLDYGFVAPRGHEDHPDQVVLVGPAGTCWLFNSHLWHSGTKNQTGQVRHAVLTRFQRRGVAALLDTSPSDGTIERLGSAAYLLM; this comes from the coding sequence GTGCATGAGGTGCTCGCCGAACTGGGAGTCCGTGCCGACCTGCTCGCGCCGCAACAGCTCAGCGAACTCGACGAACTCGGCTACTGCCGGTTCGACCGATTCCTGTCCCCGGTCCAGGTCGCCGCGGCGCTCGCCGACGTCGAGGTCCGGCTGCGGGAAAGCGGCACCCAGGGCGGAACCCTGCACCTGCGCGGACTGCTCGAAGCGGGCATGGTGTTCGACGCGTTCTGGCTGCGCCCGCACCTGCTCGCGGCGGTCCGGCACCTGTTGGGGCCGGAGTTCCGCATCAGCGAGATGCACTACCGGGCGAGCACCCCCGACCACGGCGGCCAGGCGCTGCACATCGACACCATCGACCGCGCGGGCCCTGGCCGGTGGCAGGTCTGCAACGCGGTGGTCGCGCTGACGGACTTCACGGCGGACAACGGCGCGACGCGGGTGGTCCCCGGGTCGCACCTCGACTACGGCTTCGTGGCCCCGCGTGGGCACGAGGACCATCCCGACCAGGTGGTGCTCGTGGGCCCGGCGGGGACGTGCTGGCTGTTCAACTCGCACCTATGGCACTCGGGGACGAAGAACCAGACCGGCCAGGTCCGCCACGCGGTGCTGACCAGGTTCCAGCGTCGAGGTGTCGCGGCACTGCTGGACACCTCGCCGTCGGACGGCACCATCGAGCGACTCGGCAGCGCGGCGTACCTCTTGATGTGA